The nucleotide window GGGCGAGGGAGAACTCCAGTGCGGTGCCAGGTCCGCGGCTGGTCAGACAGCTACCGTCCCTGACCACGCGTTCGTGGACTCGGCTCTGGTCAGGCAAGGTATCTGTAAACGCGGGATGGCCGGTGGCGGCGACGCCTTCCAGTAAACCATTTGAGGCCAGAGCCAAGGCCGGAGCGGCGCAGATGGCACCGTAAAGTTTGCCAGCGGATTGCTGCTGCTTAAGCATGCGAATCAGCGTGTCGTTGGCGCCGAGGGTTTCCGCTCCCGGCATTCCCCCGGGGAGTACAATCAGGTCGAACGCCTTGTCTACCAGGTCTTCAATCAACGCGTCGGCCTCGATGCGGGTGCCGCGGGCGGCAACGATACCCGGTTTGCCGGTCACGCTGGCCACAGTGACATCCACCTCCGCACGCCGAAGTACATCGATAAGCGTTACTGTTTCGATATCTTCGCTGCCATCAGCGACAGGGATGAGGGCGGTGGGCATGGTCGGGCTCCTGCTTTTTGCTACAAGCTACAAGCTACAAGCTACAAGCTACAAGCTACAAGCTACAAGCTACAAGCTACAAGCTACAAGCTACAAGCTACAAGCTACGCTCGAGTGGAAAGTTAAACCCAAAATAGTTCCCGGGTTTTTCGAAGAACGGAAACGCCTTCCAAATTGTCGCGTGCGGCAACCCGCAGGATCTGATGCCGCTGTAGGAACGTAGCGTAGCGGAGTAACGCACGCAGTGCGGCCCCGAAGGGGTGAGCGCAGCGAATAAAGCCAACTTGTTGGCCGAAGGACTTTCAGTTTGGTATGGCCTCTGCAGAATGGTCTGGGCTCTGTTCGGCCAACAAGTTGGCTCTCCTGCAGGCAGGCTCCCACAAAGCGATGCCGCACGCTTCACGCAACACGCCTGCTTTGCATCAGGGATCCAGCTTTCTACCGTTCCATGCTTCTTGGCAGCGGCTTGCCGGCGAGGCGCAGGGCCAGATTGGTGATGTGTTGCCAGGGGTCGCCCTTGGCCATGCCTTTGACGCACTGGTCGGCACGGATGGCGCTGGCCTGGGCAGCACGGAGCTGTTGCGGATTGAGACGTTGAGCCTGGAGCTGCATGGCGCGGGCCCGTTGTGGCGGCAGCCGCGGTGGCTGGCCACCTGCGACCATGCCATCGAGCATGCGGATGTCGCGGCTCAGGGCCCACAGCAGTACGGGCGGTTCTACCCCTTCGGCGCGCAGGGTCTGGATAATGTGCATTACCCGATGTGCATCACCCTGGGCGGTGGCTTCGGTGAGGTCAAACGGGGAATAGCGACTGGAATCGCCCACCGCCTGTTGAACGTCTTCCGGGCTCACCTGACCGTTTTCAACCAGCAGCGACAGCTTGTCCACTTCCTGGGCGGCGGCCAACAGATTGCCCTCACTGCGTTCGATCAGCAGCGCCATGGCATCATCATTGGCATGCAAGCCGCGGCTGGCCAGCCGGTCTTGCAGCCAGTTACGCAGGTTGTTGCCCTCCACCGGCCACACTTCAATGATCGCGCCGATCTCGTCAAGGGCTTTCACCCAGGCGCTATTCCAATCCTTGCGGCGATCCAGTTTGGAACAGTGAATCAGTAGCAGGGTGTCGGACGAGGGCGAGGCGAAAATTTCGCGGAGAATTTCGCTGCCGTTTTTGTCCGGACGTTTGCTGTTGAGTACCAGCTCCAGAATCCGGCGGCCACCGAACAGGCTCATGCTCTGGGCTTCATTGCGCAGGGCGTTCCAGTCGATGCCGGTATCTGAAGAAAACCGGTGCCGTTCGTCGAAGCCTTGATCACGGGCGGCCCGGCGCAGGTCGTCAAGCAGTTCCTGTTGCTGCAAGGGTTCGTCTCCGGCAACCAGATACACTGGTTTCAGATCTGCAGACAGGTGCTTGCCGAGTTGCTCCGGACGCAGCCGCATCTCAGTAGGGCTCCCAGCGCTGTGAGGCGGTGGCGATCT belongs to Alcanivorax sediminis and includes:
- a CDS encoding DJ-1 family glyoxalase III, whose translation is MPTALIPVADGSEDIETVTLIDVLRRAEVDVTVASVTGKPGIVAARGTRIEADALIEDLVDKAFDLIVLPGGMPGAETLGANDTLIRMLKQQQSAGKLYGAICAAPALALASNGLLEGVAATGHPAFTDTLPDQSRVHERVVRDGSCLTSRGPGTALEFSLALVDALCGKAKRDAVAAPMVL
- the holA gene encoding DNA polymerase III subunit delta; amino-acid sequence: MRLRPEQLGKHLSADLKPVYLVAGDEPLQQQELLDDLRRAARDQGFDERHRFSSDTGIDWNALRNEAQSMSLFGGRRILELVLNSKRPDKNGSEILREIFASPSSDTLLLIHCSKLDRRKDWNSAWVKALDEIGAIIEVWPVEGNNLRNWLQDRLASRGLHANDDAMALLIERSEGNLLAAAQEVDKLSLLVENGQVSPEDVQQAVGDSSRYSPFDLTEATAQGDAHRVMHIIQTLRAEGVEPPVLLWALSRDIRMLDGMVAGGQPPRLPPQRARAMQLQAQRLNPQQLRAAQASAIRADQCVKGMAKGDPWQHITNLALRLAGKPLPRSMER